The following are encoded in a window of Lichenicola cladoniae genomic DNA:
- a CDS encoding NRAMP family divalent metal transporter, whose protein sequence is MTNMPVGPAPGDDLVKQPERPRLLQVMGPGLITGASDDDPSGIATYSQAGAQFGYNLGWTLLFTWPLMCAIQEVSARIGRVTGRGIAGNLLHHYPAWLVTLVLAALVVANVINLGADLGAMGAALNLVIGGPLFLYVLGFGLLSIVLEVFVRYSRYVSILKWLALSLFSYVAVALVVHVPWGTVLYRMVAPHIVLNAGYLTVVVALLGTTISPYLFFWQAEEEVEEIGEHPGTLPLRTDPTSADREFQRIRIDTWIGMGLSNLVALFIMTTAAAVLNAHGITDIQTSSQAALALKPIAGRFAFELFAIGIIGTGLLAIPVLAGSTAYAVGETLGWTVGLAHPVGRARSFYAVLCVSILLGCVMNVIHIDPVKALFWSAVINGVAAVPIMVLMMHLSSRHDIMGRFVLPPVLRTIGWIATATMAAAAIGMFATMGM, encoded by the coding sequence ATGACCAACATGCCTGTCGGACCGGCGCCGGGCGATGACCTCGTGAAGCAGCCGGAGCGGCCCAGGCTGCTGCAGGTCATGGGACCCGGCCTCATCACCGGCGCGTCGGACGACGACCCGAGCGGTATCGCCACCTATTCCCAGGCCGGTGCGCAGTTCGGCTACAATCTCGGCTGGACCCTGCTATTCACCTGGCCGCTGATGTGCGCGATCCAGGAGGTCAGCGCCCGCATCGGCCGGGTGACCGGCCGCGGGATTGCCGGCAACCTGCTGCACCATTATCCGGCCTGGCTGGTGACGCTGGTGCTCGCAGCACTGGTGGTCGCCAACGTCATCAATCTCGGCGCGGATCTCGGCGCCATGGGGGCGGCGCTGAACCTGGTGATCGGCGGTCCGCTGTTCCTGTACGTGCTGGGCTTCGGCCTTCTGTCGATCGTGCTCGAGGTGTTCGTCCGCTATTCGCGTTACGTTTCGATCCTAAAATGGCTTGCATTGTCGCTGTTCAGCTACGTGGCGGTGGCGCTTGTGGTGCATGTGCCTTGGGGCACGGTGCTCTACCGCATGGTCGCGCCGCATATCGTGCTGAACGCCGGCTACCTGACCGTCGTCGTGGCACTTCTCGGCACCACCATCAGCCCATACCTGTTTTTCTGGCAGGCCGAGGAGGAAGTCGAGGAGATCGGCGAGCATCCCGGCACGCTTCCTCTGCGCACCGATCCCACAAGTGCCGACCGGGAGTTCCAGCGCATCCGCATCGATACCTGGATCGGCATGGGTCTGTCGAACCTCGTGGCCCTGTTCATCATGACCACTGCCGCCGCGGTCCTGAACGCACACGGTATCACCGACATCCAGACCTCGTCGCAGGCAGCCCTTGCGCTGAAGCCGATCGCCGGCCGGTTCGCGTTCGAGCTGTTCGCGATCGGCATCATCGGCACCGGCCTGCTGGCGATCCCGGTGCTGGCCGGATCGACTGCATACGCGGTCGGCGAGACGCTCGGCTGGACCGTCGGGCTCGCGCATCCGGTCGGTCGCGCCAGGTCGTTCTACGCCGTGTTGTGCGTTTCGATCCTGCTCGGCTGCGTGATGAACGTTATCCATATCGACCCGGTCAAGGCGCTGTTCTGGAGCGCCGTCATCAACGGCGTGGCGGCCGTGCCGATCATGGTGCTGATGATGCATCTGTCGTCGCGCCACGACATCATGGGACGTTTCGTTCTGCCGCCGGTATTGCGCA
- a CDS encoding S53 family peptidase yields MAFQSSTSLTRALLFVSVAVVSTTTIIPIASAAASADAVQDLGEVAAASQVSATIWLKPHSEQALETAIARRMEPGSPDYHHWMTQAEVAAYGVTADEASALVTSLKASGLQVSMRGDGTGALRVTGTASALSHVFNTTLHQFKVGNTQYRAPVAEPRLSGSMNTLVAGITGLATARMTPYAIRQVNFATGKPVQFSLADAADPSTVFTDDCFVAKRTLALAHFIPNGGTEHFSVTGPGYLATGVNPATATCGYTAKQASAHYGLDAVYRQGYQGEGQTIVLVDAYGSPTIQADANTFSKMMGLPALTAANFKVVYPDGPPIANPYPTGWPVEVSLDVEWAHAIAPKAKLVLVVAPSDDADELTYAMQYAVSHKLGEVISNSYGYAEAAYGPATARAFNSVIRQAAAQGIAVNVSTGDSGDFGLGRPYGAASIPADSPYATGVGGTSLGIPSDDGPVETSWGSVFTDLGDINGIDVPPGFEGFRQGGGGGQSAYLEKPKWQKNLVGTGRMLPDVSAFADPFTGAIIVTPSDDGTQTVVEVIGGTSLSSPVFSAIWALADQAAGTKLGQAAPIISRMAPAALTDIVPVQASLSNLSGSIGTVSDTKFYLPAALLDIAAIQPNGFVGVGAQVTSPTAGIGATFDFSFGADSSLIAQPGWDDATGYGVPNGLAFIRAAAKAAR; encoded by the coding sequence ATGGCTTTCCAATCATCAACCAGCTTAACCCGGGCGCTCCTGTTCGTGTCCGTGGCCGTCGTGTCCACCACCACAATCATTCCAATCGCCAGCGCCGCCGCCTCGGCGGATGCCGTGCAGGATCTGGGAGAGGTTGCAGCCGCCAGTCAGGTCAGCGCGACCATCTGGCTCAAGCCGCACAGCGAGCAGGCGCTCGAGACCGCCATCGCCAGGCGGATGGAGCCCGGCTCGCCGGATTACCACCACTGGATGACGCAGGCTGAAGTTGCGGCCTATGGCGTGACCGCGGACGAGGCCTCCGCCTTGGTGACATCGTTGAAAGCGTCGGGCCTGCAGGTCTCGATGCGAGGCGACGGCACAGGCGCATTACGGGTTACCGGGACGGCGAGCGCCTTGTCGCATGTTTTCAATACCACGCTGCATCAGTTCAAGGTCGGCAACACGCAGTACCGTGCGCCTGTCGCCGAACCGCGATTGTCGGGCAGCATGAACACGCTGGTGGCGGGAATTACCGGGCTCGCGACGGCGCGGATGACGCCTTATGCAATCCGGCAGGTCAATTTCGCCACCGGCAAGCCGGTGCAGTTCTCGCTTGCGGACGCTGCCGATCCAAGCACCGTCTTTACCGATGACTGTTTCGTCGCCAAGCGGACGCTGGCCCTGGCGCACTTCATCCCGAATGGCGGCACCGAGCATTTCAGCGTCACCGGTCCGGGGTATCTCGCCACCGGCGTCAATCCGGCCACCGCAACGTGCGGCTACACCGCGAAGCAGGCCAGCGCGCATTACGGCCTGGATGCCGTCTACAGACAAGGATACCAGGGCGAAGGCCAGACCATCGTTCTGGTGGATGCCTACGGTTCGCCGACGATCCAGGCGGACGCCAATACCTTCTCGAAAATGATGGGCCTGCCGGCGCTCACCGCCGCCAACTTCAAGGTGGTTTATCCGGACGGTCCGCCGATCGCCAATCCCTACCCGACCGGCTGGCCGGTCGAGGTTTCGCTGGATGTCGAGTGGGCGCATGCGATCGCGCCGAAGGCGAAGCTGGTGCTGGTCGTGGCGCCCAGCGACGATGCGGACGAACTGACCTACGCAATGCAGTACGCGGTGTCGCACAAGCTGGGGGAGGTCATCTCCAACAGTTACGGATATGCCGAAGCCGCCTATGGCCCTGCCACGGCTCGTGCATTCAATTCGGTGATCCGGCAGGCGGCGGCACAGGGCATCGCGGTCAACGTATCCACCGGCGACAGCGGCGATTTCGGTCTGGGCAGGCCGTACGGTGCCGCGTCCATCCCCGCGGACTCGCCATACGCCACCGGCGTCGGCGGAACCAGCCTCGGGATCCCGAGCGACGACGGTCCGGTCGAGACATCGTGGGGCAGCGTCTTCACCGACCTCGGCGACATCAACGGCATCGATGTCCCGCCGGGCTTCGAGGGCTTCAGGCAGGGCGGTGGCGGCGGGCAGAGCGCCTATCTCGAGAAGCCCAAGTGGCAGAAGAACTTGGTCGGCACCGGCCGGATGCTGCCGGACGTCTCCGCGTTCGCCGATCCGTTCACGGGCGCGATCATCGTGACGCCGAGCGATGACGGCACGCAGACGGTGGTGGAGGTGATCGGCGGCACGAGCCTGTCGAGCCCGGTGTTTTCCGCCATCTGGGCGCTGGCCGATCAGGCCGCGGGCACGAAGCTGGGCCAGGCGGCGCCGATCATTTCCCGAATGGCACCGGCGGCGCTCACCGACATCGTTCCCGTGCAGGCAAGCCTGTCCAACCTGTCCGGCTCGATCGGCACGGTGTCCGACACCAAGTTCTATTTGCCGGCCGCCTTGCTCGACATCGCGGCGATCCAGCCGAACGGCTTCGTCGGCGTCGGTGCGCAGGTCACCTCGCCGACCGCCGGCATCGGTGCTACGTTCGATTTCAGCTTCGGCGCCGACAGCTCGCTCATCGCACAGCCGGGCTGGGACGACGCCACCGGCTACGGCGTGCCCAACGGCCTTGCCTTCATCCGCGCAGCAGCGAAAGCCGCGCGGTAG